CGACCAGGTCGGCCACGCCGTCCACCAGGTTCGCCACCTCGCTGGAGCCGTCGATCCGCGGCAGGCCGGAGAGGAAGTGCAGCTGGTCGGCGGTCAGGCCGCGGCCGGGGATGGCCGGGACGTTCGCGGCGACCTTGCGGCCGATCTCGGACTCCATCGAGTCGCCGAGCTTGAGCTCGACCCGGTTCTGCAACTGGTCCTTCAGCGCCGGGCGGACCTCGGCGTAGCGGGCCGCGGTGATCACCACGTGCACGCCGTAGCCGAGACCGCGCTGCACGATGTCGGCGATGACCGGCTCCAGGACCTCGAACTCCTGCTTGAAGGTCAGCCAGCCGTCGATGAACAGGAACACGTCGCCGAACTGCTCGTCGGGCAGCTGCCCGGCGGCCCGGCGGGACCGGTAGGTGGCGATGGTGTCGATGCCGGTCGAGCGGAACAGCTCCTCCCGGCGGTTGAGCACGCCGTGCACCTCGCTGATCATGCGGCGGACCTTCTCGACGTCCAGCCGGCCCGCGACGCCGCCGACGTGCGGCAGGTCGGCCAGCGAGCCGAAGCCGCCGCCGCCGAAGTCGAGCAGGTAGAACTGCGCCTCGACCGGCGTGTGGGTGACCGAGAAGCCGGCCACGATGGTGCGCACCATGGTGGACTTGCCCGAGCGCGGACCGCCCACGACCATGCCGTGGCCGGCGGCGCCGGAGTAGTCCAGGTACATCACGTCGCGGCGCTGGTCGCGCGGCTTGTCGACGATGCCGACCGGGACGACCAGGTTGCCCTGGCGGACGGCCGCCGGGGTCAGGCCGCGGTCCGGGCTGACCTGCAGCGGCTCCAGCAGGCTGTCCACCGACGGCGACTCGTCCAGCGGCGGCAGCCACACCTGGTGGGCCGGCGGGCCCTGGCCGATCATCCGCTGCACGAACACGTCGAGCATGGTGTCCAGCAGCGCCTCGTCGGTCTCCTCCTCGGGGAGCTCGGGCAGCACCTCCACCTCGGGCTCGACCACCTCGACCTCGGCGGCGGTGAACAGCACCGGCTGGGCGGTGACCACCTGCCCGCCGACCGCGCGCTGGGCGCCCGGCGCCCGGTACTTGCCGGAGACGTACGCGGCGCGGAAGCGCTCCATCACGTCGGAGCCGAACTTGAGGTAGCCCACGCCGGGGATCGGCGGCAGGTGGTAGGCGTCCGGCACGCCGATCGCGGCCCGCGACTCGGCGGCCGAGAAGGTACGCAGGCCCAGCCGGTAGGAGAGGAAGGTGTCCAGACCGCGGAGCTTGCCCTCCTCCAGCCGCTGCGAGGCCAGCAGCATGTGCATGCCGAGCGAGCGGCCGATCCGGCCGATCTGGATGAACAGCTCGATGAAGTCCGGCTTGGCGGTGAGGAGTTCGGAGAACTCGTCGATGATCATCAGCAGCGAGGGCAGCGGGTCGAGCGGCGCGCCCGCCGCGCGGGCCCGCTCGTACTCGTTGATGTTCGCGTAGTTGCCCGCCGCGCGCAGCAGCTCCTGGCGGCGGTTCATCTCGCCCTCGATCGCGTCGCGCATGCGGTCGATCAGGGTCGCTTCGCCCTCGAGGTTGGTGATCACGGCCGCGGTGTGCGGCATCTCCGACATGCCGGCGAAGGTCGCACCGCCCTTGAAGTCCGCGAGGACCAGGTTCAGCACCTCGGAGGAGTGGGTGACCGCCAGCGCCAGCACGATGGTGCGCAGCACCTCGGACTTGCCGGAACCGGTCGCGCCGACGCACATGCCGTGCGGGCCCATGCCCTCCAGCGAGGCTTCCTTGATGTCCAGCCAGACGTACTCGCCGTTGCTGCCGACGCCCAGCGGGACGCGCAGCTTCTCGCGCATCGGCTTGGGACGCCAGTGCCGGGTCGGGTCGAAGGAGCCCGGGTCGCCGGTGTGCATCATCTCGGTGAAGTCCATCGACACCAGCGACGGGTCGCTGTCGTCGCCGCCCGCCGACGCCCGGAACGGCGCCAACTGCCGCGCCAGCGCCTCCGACTGCCAGGCCGACAGGGTGTCCGGCTTGCCCGGGTAGCTCGCCCCGGAGGCCGCCTCCAGCAGCAGCTCGTCCTTGCCGACGGTGATCACCAGGTGGCCGTTCGGCTCGTCCAGGTCGCCCGGGACGACCTCGATCACGGTGACGCCCTGGACGCCCTCCGGACCGGCGATCACCGAGTCGACCGGCACCGAGGCGCCGTCCATGATGACCACCAGGTGCGGCTGGTCCGGGGACGGCGTGCTGTCCCGGGAGAAGCCCTTGCGGCCGGCCAGCTCGTTGGCCAGCAGCTCCTCCAGCTCGCCCAGCCCGGAGGCGATCAGGCGGCGCGAGCCGGCCCCGTCGCTCTCCTTGCGGTGCTGGGTGTGCGGCAGCCACTTCGCCCACTCCCACTCCTCCACCGCGCCGGGCGCGGCGGCCACCCCGATCATCAGGTCCTCGGGGGAGTGCAGGGTCGCCAGCTGGGCCACCATCGCCCGCACGTTGCCGTACACCGAGTCCGGGTCGCCGCACACCGTGATGTGGTAGAACGCCCGCAGCGAGACCGCCAGCGGCAGGTCCTGCAGGGTGCCGTGGGTCTTGATGAAGGTGCCCATCGCCTCCGCGGCGAGCGGCTCCAGCTCGTCCATCGGCGCGGTCTGCGGCGCCACCAGCGGCGTCGACAGCTGGAGCGGGCCCAGGCCGACCCGGATCTGCGCGAAGTCGGTGTCCGTCGGCCGGCGCTCCCACAGCCGGCGGCCCTCGGCCACCACCGACCACAGCTGGTCCGGCTCCGGGTGGGTGAACAGCAGCGCGCCGCGCTGCCGCTCGGCCGTGCGGCGCACCTCGCGCCGCTTCTGCTGCAGGTACTTCAGGTAGTCGCGGCGCTCGTCCGAGGTGGCCGCGCTGCCGCCCTTGCGGGCCCGGACGATCTGCGCCACCGCCATCGCGGCGGTGGAGGCGATCATCAGGACGCCCATCATCTTCATCGGGCCCTGGCCGCCCTGGAACAGGAAGGCCGCGCTGCCGCCCATGCCGAGCATCGGCATCAGCGTCATCAACCAGTCCTCGCCGCCGCCGCGCGGCAGCTCGGGCGGCGGAACCAGCTCGACCGGCTCCTCCGACACCGCGGGCGGGAACGCCCGCGGCGGGCGCTTCACCGTCACCGTACTCATGCGTCCACCCCGCAAGCGCTCGGCGCGCGCTTCGCCCGCGCGCGCCCCTCGACGAGGAACTCGCTCCGCTCGTTCATACCGTCACCCCGTCCCGGGCGGCAGCCGCAGCGCGCGACCCGCCGTTCTCAACGGCGCGCCCTCCCAGGGCACTTGACAGGGGGCACCCCCATCGCTCGCTCACAATCCGCCCTCACGCATCTGGATACGTACGGTGAGGGCGCCCCGTGTGATGACGCCGCCCCCGCTCCGCCGAACCGCAGGCGCGCGGGGCTGCCGCGTCTTCGACCGCCGCCCCCGTACGCCGTGCGCAGGGGCCGATCCTACTGCGCACGCCAAGCGGTTCGTCCACGGGGTCGCACCGGTTCCCGCCCGGCCCTGACCGCCCGTCAGCCGCGCCGCCCGGCCCGACCGGCGCGGAACCGCGCCGCACCCGGCGCACACCGCCCTTCCCGCGGAGGGTAAGGTGTCGCCGCGCCAACTCTCGTTCGGACCGTGACAGTTCCGGAGCCGTTGCGACGAGTGGTCAGCAGCCTTGCCGACACAGCCAACGAGGGGGAGAGGGCCGGTGAGCAACAACGCAACGACCGGTTTCTGCCGGGTCACCGTAGTGGCGCCCGACAGCCGGATCGACGTCGCCCTGCCGGAGGACGTCCCGCTCGCGGACATCTATCCGGAAGTGCTCAGGCTCTCCGGACAGACCCAGGTGGACGGAACGCCGACCGGCTTCCACCTGGTCCGGCGGGACGGCACCGTGCTGGACAGCGGACTGCCGCTCGCGGCCCAACAGGTCCGCGACGGCGACCTGCTGAGCCTGCGGCCGTTCGCCGAATCACTGCCGCCGGCCGTCTACGACGACGTCGCGGACGCCATCGCCTCCGCGGTCGAGGCCGACCGCCGGTTCTGGAGCCCCGACCTGATGCGGGCCTTCGGCCTGATCGCGGGCACCGTGCTGCTGGCGCTGCTGGCCTTCGCGCTCTGGTTCTCCGACCTGCGGCACGACATGTTCGGCCTGCCCGGCATCCTGTCCGGCGTCACCGCGATCGTCCTGGTGACCTTCGCCGGCGTGCGCGCCCGGGTCTACGCCGACCACACCGCCGCGCTGGCCCTCGGCCTCGGCGCGCTGCCGCACGCCATGCTGGCCGGCTCCGGCATCATCGACGTCCCCGGCGCCGGCGACGGCCCCGGCCGGCTCCAGTTCCTGGTCGGCTGCGTCACCGTGCTGGTGGTCTCCGTCCTGCTGGTCGGCCTGCTCCCGGAGAAGGACTCGGTGTTCGTCGCCGCCGCCTTCCTGGCCGCCGCCGGCACCCTGGCCACCTTCGCCGCGGTCCTGATGTCCGGTACCGCGGTCACCGACATCGCCGCCGTCACCGGCGTCGCCGCGGTCGCCGTGATCGGCTTCCTGCCCGCGCTCTCCGCCCGCTTCGCCCGCCTGCCCGTCGGCTTCAGCGCCCCCGGCCAGACCCGCACCCGCGGCACCGCGTACGGCGAGGAGGCCAACAGCGCCGAGACCGTCCAGTACGAGCGGATCGCCGCCCAGGCCCGCCGCGGCCACGAGGTGCTGGTCGGCCTGGTCGGCGGCGCCTCCGCCACCATCGTCGGCGCCTGCACCGTGCTCGGCTTCAGCGACCGCACCTGGGCCGAGCTGCTGGCCCTGGCCATCGGCGTCTCCACCATGCTGCGGGCCCGGCTGTTCCGCTACACCGCGCAGGTCTTCGCGCTCACCATCTCCGGCCTGGTCGCGCTCTCCCTGCTGATCCTCGGCCTCGCCCTGCACACCCCGGTGCACCTGCTGCTCACCCAGCTGACCACCGGCTCCACCGGCGGCACCGACCTGCGCACCGTCTGGCTGGCCGCGTCCATCGCGGCGGGCGCGGCGGTGATGACCGCCATCGCGCTGATCGTCCCGCGCTCGGGGTGTCCCCGTTCTGGGGCCGCATCCTGGACATGGTCGACAGCCTGATGCTGCTCTCGCTCGTCCCGCTCGCCCTCGCCGTGCTCAACGTCTACAACGTGGTGCGCGGCGCGACCAGCTGAGCCGGACTGCTAGGGTTTAGTGGACCGAGTCTTGTCAGGTCCTGTGCTTCCTACCAGGACCGCTCGGACACACCGAAGGAGATGCCCGTGGCCCTCGCCGCTGACGTCAAGAAGCAGATCATCGCCGAGTTCGGCCAGAAGGAGGGCGACACCGGCTCCCCCGAGGTGCAGGTGGCCATGCTCTCCCGCCGGATCTCGGACCTGACCGAGCACCTCAAGTTCCACAAGCACGACCACCACTCGCGCCGCGGCCTGCTGATCCTGGTCGGCCAGCGCCGCCGCCTGCTGCAGTACCTGGCCAAGAAGGACATCGAGCGCTTCCGTACCCTGGTGGACCGCCTCGGCATCCGCCGCGGTGCCGCCGGCGGCGCCCGCTGACACCGCTCGTAGGGGCGGCTCCCCTCTCCGGGGGAGCCGCCCCTCGGCGCATTCCGCGCCACCTCGCGACCACGCCCCGCGACGAACCCGTCCGCGTAAAGCCGCGCTCGGTAGGGTGTGAATTTGTAAGGTAAAGGGCATGCCCGCCCTTGCGGGCCGGAACAAGGCTTCAAACGGAAGCCGCCCGCACCCCGCAGGAGCGTCCACACGCCGACCGCCGCACGCCGAGAGGCGCCGGTCCTCGGTAGTGGCCGCCGGGAACCCCACGAGAGGGTCCGACCCGGTGGCTTCGATCGAAGACCGGCCCAGTTGCCCGGGCCACGGCAGGCAAGCGCAGGGGCGCTCCTGGGGAGACGTACGAAAGAGGAGATCTTCCAGGTGGAAGAGAACGTTTTCTACGCCGAAGCCGTCATCGACAACGGCAGCTTCGGTACCCGCACCATCCGCTTCGAGACCGGCCGCCTGGCCCGCCAGGCCGCCGGCTCCGCCGTGGCCTACCTGGACGACGACACCATGGTGCTGTCGGCCACCAGCGCCTCGAAGCAGCCCAAGGAGCACTTCGACTTCTTCCCGCTGACGGTCGACGTCGAGGAGCGGATGTACGCCGCCGGGCGCATCCCCGGCTCGTTCTTCCGTCGCGAGGGCCGCCCCTCCGAGGACGCGATCCTCACCTGTCGCCTGATCGACCGCCCGCTGCGCCCGTCCTTCGTCAAGGGCCTGCGCAACGAGATCCAGGTCGTCGTGACGGTCATGGCGCTCAACCCCGACCACCTGTACGACGTGGTGGCCATCAACGCGGCCTCCGCCTCCACCCAGCTGGCCGGCCTGCCGTTCTCCGGCCCGATCGGCGGCGTCCGCGTCGCGCTGATCAACGGCCAGTGGGTGGCCTTCCCGACCCACTCCGAGCTGGAGTCGGCCGTCTTCGACATGGTCGTCGCCGGCCGCGCCCTGCCCGACGGCGACGTCGCGATCATGATGGTCGAGGCCGAGGCCACCGACAAGACCATCAAGCTGGTCGAGGGCGGTGCCGAGGCCCCCACCGAGGAGGTCGTCGCCGCCGGCCTGGAGGCCGCGAAGCCGTTCATCAAGGTGCTGTGCGCCGCGCAGTCCCAGCTCGCCAAGCAGGCCGCCAAGCCGACCGGCGAGTTCCCGCGCTTCCTGGAGTACCAGGACGACGTGCTGGCCGCGCTGACCTCCGCCGTCAAGGACGAGCTCGCCAAGGCGCTCACCATCGCCGGCAAGCAGGAGCGCCAGAACGAGCTGGACCGGATCAAGGGCGTCGCCGCCGACAAGCTGCTCCCGGAGTTCGAGGGCCGCGAGAAGGAGATCAGCGCCGCCTACAACGCGCTGACCAAGAAGATCGTCCGCGAGCGCGTCATCAAGGACAAGGTCCGCATCGACGGCCGCGGCGTCACCGACATCCGCACCCTGGCCGCCGAGGTCGAGGCCATCCCGCGGGTGCACGGCTCGGCCCTGTTCGAGCGCGGCGAGACCCAGATCCTGGGCGTCACCACGCTGAACATGCTGCGCATGGAGCAGCAGCTCGACACGCTCTCCCCGGAGACCCGTCGCCGCTACATGCACAACTACAACTTCCCGCCGTACTCGGTCGGCGAGACCGGCCGGGTGGGCTCGCCCAAGCGCCGCGAGATCGGCCACGGCGCCCTCGCCGAGCGCGCGATCCTCCCGGTCCTGCCGTCCCGCGAGGAGTTCCCCTACGCGATCCGCCAGGTCTCCGAGGCGCTCGGCTCCAACGGCTCCACCTCGATGGGCTCGGTCTGCGCCTCCACCATGTCGCTGCTGAACGCCGGTGTGCCGCTCAAGGCCCCGGTCGCCGGCATCGCGATGGGCCTGATCTCCCAGGAGATCGAGGGCGAGACCCACTACGTGACCCTCACCGACATCCTCGGTGCCGAGGACGCGTACGGCGACATGGACTTCAAGGTCGCCGGCACCCGCAACTTCATCACCGCCCTCCAGCTCGACACCAAGCTCGACGGCATCCCGGCCTCCGTGCTGGCCGCCGCGCTGAAGCAGGCCAAGGACGCCCGCCTGCACATCCTCGACGTCATGAACGAGGCCATCGACGCGCCCGACGAGATGTCCCCGAACGCGCCGCGGATCATCACCATCAAGATCCCGGTGGACAAGATCGGCGAGGTCATCGGCCCCAAGGGCAAGATGATCAACCAGATCCAGGAGGACACCGGCGCGGACATCACCATCGAGGACGACGGCACCATCTACATCGGTGCGGTCGACGGCCCCTCGGCGGAGGCGGCCCGCTCGACGATCAACCAGATCGCCAACCCGACCATGCCGGAGGTCGGCGAGCGCTACCTGGGCACCGTGGTGAAGACCACCACCTTCGGCGCCTTCGTCTCGCTCATGCCGGGCAAGGACGGCCTGCTGCACATCTCGCAGATCCGCAAGCTGGCCGGCGGCAAGCGCGTCGAGAACGTCGAGGACGTGCTCGCCGTCGGTGCCAAGGTGCAGGTCGAGATCGCCGAGATCGACCCGCGCGGCAAGCTCTCGCTGATCCCGGTCATCGAGGGCGAGGAGGGCGGCGAGGCCGCCGCCTCCGAGTGACCTCCCGGTAGCACCCCGCGGCCCGCACGCCCCCACCGGCGCGTGCGGGCCGCACCCTGTTCGTGAAGTCCTGTTCGTGCAGCAGCAGTTGGAAGGAACACCCGTGGCCCAGGCCTCGGCGGCGAAGCAGCGCCCCGGAACCACCCGGACCCTGCTCAAGGGCACCGACGGCGCGGGCACCGTCCGCCGTACGGTGCTCCCCGGCGGCCTGCGGGTCGTCACCGAGACCCTCCCGACGGTGCGCAGCGCCACCTTCGGCATCTGGGTCGGCGTCGGCTCCCGCGACGAGACCCCGGTCCTCAACGGCGCCACCCACTACCTCGAACACCTGCTCTTCAAGGGCACCGCCCGGCGCGACGCGCTGGAGATCTCCGCCGCGCTCGACGCGGTCGGCGGCGAGATGAACGCCTTCACCGCCAAGGAGAACACCTGCTACTACGCGCGGGTCCTGGACACCGACCTGCCGCTCGCCATCGACGTGGTCTGCGACATGCTGACCGGCTCGCTGATCCGCCCCGAGGACGTGGAGTCCGAGCGCGGCGTCATCCTCGAGGAGATGGCGATGGCCGAGGACGACCCGGGCGACGTGGTGCACGACCTGTTCGCCAAGGTGATCTTCGGCGAGACCCCGCTCGGCCGCCCCATCCTGGGCACCCAGGAGACCGTCACCGGGCTCACCCGCGACCAGATCGCCGGCTTCTACCGGCGCCGCTACAAGCCGGAGAACCTGGTGGTCGCCGCGGCCGGCAACCTCGACCACGCCGAGGTGGTCAAGCTGGTCGAGCGGGCCTTCGCACCCGTCCTGGCCAAGTCCAAGGGCCACCCCGCCGAGGTCCGCCGCGGCGTCAAGGCCGTCCGCACCGCGGGCCGGGCCGCCGTCCTCAACCGCCCCACCGAGCAGGCCCACCTGGTCCTCGGCGTCCCCGGCGTGCCGCGCCACGACGAGCGCCGCTGGGCGATCGGCGTGCTCAACGCGGCCCTCGGCGGCGGCATGAGCTCCCGGCTGTTCCAGGAGGTCCGGGAGAAGCGCGGCCTGGCCTACTCCGTCTACTCCTACTCCTCCTCGTACGCCGACACCGGCCTGTTCGGCATCTACGCCGGCTGCCAGCCCAAGCGGGTCGAGGAGGTGCTGAGGATCTGCCGCGCCGAGCTCGCCCGGGTGGTCGACGAGGGCATCACCGAGGAGGAGCTGCGCCGCGCCATCGGCCAGATCTCCGGCTCCACCGTGCTCGGCATGGAGGACACCGGCTCGCTGATGAACCGGATCGGCAAGGCCGAACTCTCCTACGGCCACCACCTGTCGGTGGACGAGATGCTGGCGAAGATCGCCGCGGTGACCCTGGACGACGTGCACGCCGTCGCCCGTGATGTGCTGGGGGCGCACCGCCCCTCGCTCGCCCTGATCGGCCCGATCAACGACCGGCGGGCGGCCAAGCTCGCCGACCTGCTGGTCTGACCGACCGGCCTGAGAGGATGACTGACATGACGCTGCGCGTCGCCGTGATCGGCGCCGGGGGCCGGATCGGCTCCGAGGCCGTCAAGGCCGTCGAGGCCGCCGAGGACATGGAGCTGGTGGCCGCGCTGGGCCGCGGCTCCGACCTGACCGAACTCACCGGGGCCCGGGCCGACGTCGCCGTCGAACTCACCCACCCCGACGCGGTGATGGGCAACCTCGACTACTGCCTGCACCACGGCATCCACGTGGTC
This is a stretch of genomic DNA from Kitasatospora fiedleri. It encodes these proteins:
- a CDS encoding polyribonucleotide nucleotidyltransferase; translated protein: MEENVFYAEAVIDNGSFGTRTIRFETGRLARQAAGSAVAYLDDDTMVLSATSASKQPKEHFDFFPLTVDVEERMYAAGRIPGSFFRREGRPSEDAILTCRLIDRPLRPSFVKGLRNEIQVVVTVMALNPDHLYDVVAINAASASTQLAGLPFSGPIGGVRVALINGQWVAFPTHSELESAVFDMVVAGRALPDGDVAIMMVEAEATDKTIKLVEGGAEAPTEEVVAAGLEAAKPFIKVLCAAQSQLAKQAAKPTGEFPRFLEYQDDVLAALTSAVKDELAKALTIAGKQERQNELDRIKGVAADKLLPEFEGREKEISAAYNALTKKIVRERVIKDKVRIDGRGVTDIRTLAAEVEAIPRVHGSALFERGETQILGVTTLNMLRMEQQLDTLSPETRRRYMHNYNFPPYSVGETGRVGSPKRREIGHGALAERAILPVLPSREEFPYAIRQVSEALGSNGSTSMGSVCASTMSLLNAGVPLKAPVAGIAMGLISQEIEGETHYVTLTDILGAEDAYGDMDFKVAGTRNFITALQLDTKLDGIPASVLAAALKQAKDARLHILDVMNEAIDAPDEMSPNAPRIITIKIPVDKIGEVIGPKGKMINQIQEDTGADITIEDDGTIYIGAVDGPSAEAARSTINQIANPTMPEVGERYLGTVVKTTTFGAFVSLMPGKDGLLHISQIRKLAGGKRVENVEDVLAVGAKVQVEIAEIDPRGKLSLIPVIEGEEGGEAAASE
- the rpsO gene encoding 30S ribosomal protein S15, with translation MALAADVKKQIIAEFGQKEGDTGSPEVQVAMLSRRISDLTEHLKFHKHDHHSRRGLLILVGQRRRLLQYLAKKDIERFRTLVDRLGIRRGAAGGAR
- the eccCa gene encoding type VII secretion protein EccCa, with product MSTVTVKRPPRAFPPAVSEEPVELVPPPELPRGGGEDWLMTLMPMLGMGGSAAFLFQGGQGPMKMMGVLMIASTAAMAVAQIVRARKGGSAATSDERRDYLKYLQQKRREVRRTAERQRGALLFTHPEPDQLWSVVAEGRRLWERRPTDTDFAQIRVGLGPLQLSTPLVAPQTAPMDELEPLAAEAMGTFIKTHGTLQDLPLAVSLRAFYHITVCGDPDSVYGNVRAMVAQLATLHSPEDLMIGVAAAPGAVEEWEWAKWLPHTQHRKESDGAGSRRLIASGLGELEELLANELAGRKGFSRDSTPSPDQPHLVVIMDGASVPVDSVIAGPEGVQGVTVIEVVPGDLDEPNGHLVITVGKDELLLEAASGASYPGKPDTLSAWQSEALARQLAPFRASAGGDDSDPSLVSMDFTEMMHTGDPGSFDPTRHWRPKPMREKLRVPLGVGSNGEYVWLDIKEASLEGMGPHGMCVGATGSGKSEVLRTIVLALAVTHSSEVLNLVLADFKGGATFAGMSEMPHTAAVITNLEGEATLIDRMRDAIEGEMNRRQELLRAAGNYANINEYERARAAGAPLDPLPSLLMIIDEFSELLTAKPDFIELFIQIGRIGRSLGMHMLLASQRLEEGKLRGLDTFLSYRLGLRTFSAAESRAAIGVPDAYHLPPIPGVGYLKFGSDVMERFRAAYVSGKYRAPGAQRAVGGQVVTAQPVLFTAAEVEVVEPEVEVLPELPEEETDEALLDTMLDVFVQRMIGQGPPAHQVWLPPLDESPSVDSLLEPLQVSPDRGLTPAAVRQGNLVVPVGIVDKPRDQRRDVMYLDYSGAAGHGMVVGGPRSGKSTMVRTIVAGFSVTHTPVEAQFYLLDFGGGGFGSLADLPHVGGVAGRLDVEKVRRMISEVHGVLNRREELFRSTGIDTIATYRSRRAAGQLPDEQFGDVFLFIDGWLTFKQEFEVLEPVIADIVQRGLGYGVHVVITAARYAEVRPALKDQLQNRVELKLGDSMESEIGRKVAANVPAIPGRGLTADQLHFLSGLPRIDGSSEVANLVDGVADLVAQVNAAWTGPRAPQVRMLPPVLDGHSLPKGFEHPELGVAFGVDEVELAPVFVNFETDPLFVVFGESESGKSAMLRMLIKQITERYTPDQAGIVVGDFRRSLLGVVPPEYLVEYAAAAPAMSAIVEMLRGACGRRLPGPDVTPEQLRNRSWYSGKDMFVIVDDYELVATQSGNPMAPLAEFLPFARDIGLRLIIARNAGGAGRSLFEPVMQRMRELGGQGLLLSGDKGEGALLGTVKPQPQPPGRGVFVSRRIQAGQTVQTGWLPTQI
- a CDS encoding M16 family metallopeptidase → MAQASAAKQRPGTTRTLLKGTDGAGTVRRTVLPGGLRVVTETLPTVRSATFGIWVGVGSRDETPVLNGATHYLEHLLFKGTARRDALEISAALDAVGGEMNAFTAKENTCYYARVLDTDLPLAIDVVCDMLTGSLIRPEDVESERGVILEEMAMAEDDPGDVVHDLFAKVIFGETPLGRPILGTQETVTGLTRDQIAGFYRRRYKPENLVVAAAGNLDHAEVVKLVERAFAPVLAKSKGHPAEVRRGVKAVRTAGRAAVLNRPTEQAHLVLGVPGVPRHDERRWAIGVLNAALGGGMSSRLFQEVREKRGLAYSVYSYSSSYADTGLFGIYAGCQPKRVEEVLRICRAELARVVDEGITEEELRRAIGQISGSTVLGMEDTGSLMNRIGKAELSYGHHLSVDEMLAKIAAVTLDDVHAVARDVLGAHRPSLALIGPINDRRAAKLADLLV